From one Prosthecobacter vanneervenii genomic stretch:
- the rsmH gene encoding 16S rRNA (cytosine(1402)-N(4))-methyltransferase RsmH, whose translation MTRQGAGGGGEIPEPTPPESTVRNLPFYHAPVLLSEVLELLQPAPGKLFFDGTLGGGGHSEALLQHGARVVAMDQDLNALRHATERLKPFAAQFCALRGNFRNFPQIVEETGVSGFDGMLVDIGVSSHQLDDAARGFSFMRDGPLDLRMDTESPRTAADIVNTYEEAELVRIFFEYGEENNARRIVRAILKARSLAPIRTTLQLADIVASASPKRGKRHPATLVFQALRIAVNDELAALHDFLAAAPRWLKPGGRLAVISFHSLEDRIVKQTLQHLSAPYIDRPEWPEARKNPDCVLKLITRKPVQATPQEIELNPRARSAVLRVAERLPE comes from the coding sequence GTGACACGTCAGGGGGCTGGGGGAGGGGGGGAGATCCCCGAACCAACTCCGCCTGAATCGACCGTGCGGAATCTTCCTTTCTACCATGCCCCTGTGCTTCTGTCCGAGGTCCTGGAACTCCTTCAGCCTGCTCCAGGCAAGCTTTTTTTCGACGGCACACTGGGTGGTGGTGGGCATTCAGAAGCCTTGCTCCAGCATGGGGCACGCGTTGTGGCCATGGATCAGGACCTCAATGCGCTCAGGCATGCCACAGAGCGCCTGAAACCCTTTGCCGCTCAGTTCTGTGCCCTTCGTGGCAACTTCCGCAATTTCCCTCAGATCGTTGAGGAGACTGGAGTGTCAGGTTTTGATGGCATGCTGGTGGACATCGGTGTGTCCAGCCATCAGCTGGACGATGCCGCACGCGGCTTCTCTTTTATGAGGGACGGCCCGTTGGACCTGCGCATGGACACCGAGTCACCGCGCACCGCCGCCGACATCGTAAACACATACGAGGAAGCCGAGCTCGTGCGCATTTTCTTTGAATACGGGGAGGAAAACAACGCACGGCGCATCGTGCGCGCCATCCTCAAGGCCCGCAGCCTGGCGCCCATCCGCACCACGCTCCAGCTCGCAGACATCGTTGCCTCCGCCTCTCCCAAGCGCGGCAAACGCCATCCTGCCACGCTGGTCTTTCAGGCACTGCGCATCGCGGTGAATGACGAGCTAGCCGCACTGCATGATTTTCTGGCCGCAGCCCCGCGCTGGCTCAAGCCCGGCGGCAGGCTGGCGGTGATCTCCTTCCACTCGCTGGAGGACCGGATCGTCAAACAAACGCTGCAGCATCTTTCCGCCCCTTACATTGACCGCCCGGAATGGCCGGAGGCACGCAAAAACCCCGACTGCGTGCTCAAGCTCATCACCCGCAAGCCCGTGCAGGCCACGCCGCAGGAGATCGAACTCAACCCACGTGCGCGCAGCGCGGTGCTGCGTGTCGCCGAACGTCTGCCCGAATGA